Proteins co-encoded in one Acidovorax sp. 69 genomic window:
- a CDS encoding RlmE family RNA methyltransferase, protein MKVKTQSKKVNKAWLNDHVNDTYVKLAHKEGYRARAAYKLKEIDEQLGLIKPGYTVVDLGSTPGAWSQYLRRRMSPSGAAAGQLNGTIIALDILPMEPIEGVTYLNGDFREPDVLERLEQALDGRVVDVVVSDMAPNLSGIESADTARIAHLVELAVDFAGSHLKPDGALVVKLFHGSGYGDLVTLFKQTFKVVKPLKPKASRDKSSETFLVGMGLKKAA, encoded by the coding sequence ATGAAAGTCAAAACCCAAAGTAAGAAGGTCAATAAGGCGTGGCTCAATGACCACGTCAATGACACCTACGTCAAATTGGCGCACAAGGAGGGCTACCGAGCCCGCGCCGCCTACAAGCTCAAGGAAATTGACGAGCAACTCGGGCTGATCAAGCCTGGTTATACCGTGGTGGACCTGGGCTCCACACCAGGTGCTTGGAGCCAGTACCTGCGCCGACGCATGTCACCTTCTGGTGCGGCGGCGGGGCAGCTCAATGGCACGATCATCGCGCTGGACATCTTGCCCATGGAGCCTATTGAGGGCGTCACCTATCTGAACGGTGATTTTCGCGAGCCCGACGTGTTGGAGCGCCTTGAACAAGCACTCGACGGCAGGGTGGTGGATGTTGTGGTATCTGACATGGCCCCGAATCTGTCTGGCATCGAGTCTGCAGATACGGCACGCATTGCCCATCTGGTGGAACTGGCGGTGGACTTTGCTGGCAGCCATTTGAAGCCTGATGGCGCGCTTGTGGTCAAGCTTTTCCATGGCAGTGGTTACGGCGACCTGGTGACCCTGTTCAAGCAGACTTTCAAGGTGGTCAAACCCTTGAAGCCCAAGGCATCGCGCGACAAGTCTTCCGAGACCTTTTTGGTAGGCATGGGCCTCAAGAAAGCAGCATGA
- a CDS encoding phage/plasmid replication protein has product MQVTRQSSPFERKTGVESGAVVPVDVPELYHLFPKPGSKPDWYPRPATKVQLVGFCDWLSIYQRHHCGGLPKVADGAVIRVDADGVVESTTLKKLQVEGSHETSVFIRCDGETVWFDGNVSRWGRPDNVFGYPFRQCLQIINNLLVSMGLPPFTEGERFISNFKGEPRTVWTGARVTRVDVTRNFSTGSKEDAYHFMRYLQGQQASRLKTGTYGEGETVDWGRGSRYLYYKAYLKGPELRRHAGRSVPGDDLFKPALDPYVLQLADWCDSVGLVRFEMTFKATKLHDMGCSHLGGFDMKQLEIEFESKAEVLTRASADVDQISQLPKPLLSTYRMWQAGDDITTKLKRSQFYKHRRELLSFGVDIAIKSNVLQFQPKTRVIQLGPVSMPDFYELPTIERKRYGSHY; this is encoded by the coding sequence GTGCAAGTAACACGTCAGTCTAGTCCGTTTGAGCGGAAAACAGGGGTCGAATCTGGCGCTGTTGTGCCGGTGGATGTCCCCGAGCTTTACCACCTTTTCCCCAAGCCAGGGAGTAAGCCGGATTGGTATCCCCGCCCAGCCACAAAGGTCCAGCTCGTCGGCTTCTGTGACTGGCTGTCGATCTATCAGCGCCACCATTGCGGGGGCCTGCCAAAGGTCGCAGACGGTGCTGTGATCCGTGTGGATGCCGATGGCGTCGTTGAATCAACCACACTCAAAAAACTGCAGGTCGAGGGATCGCACGAAACCTCGGTCTTCATCCGCTGCGACGGTGAAACCGTGTGGTTCGATGGGAACGTGTCGCGCTGGGGCCGTCCAGACAACGTCTTCGGCTATCCCTTCCGCCAGTGCTTGCAGATCATCAACAACCTGCTGGTGTCCATGGGCCTGCCTCCCTTCACCGAAGGCGAGCGCTTCATAAGCAATTTCAAGGGCGAGCCTCGCACGGTCTGGACCGGTGCCCGCGTCACACGCGTGGACGTGACCCGCAATTTCAGCACCGGCAGCAAAGAGGACGCTTACCACTTCATGCGCTACCTGCAGGGCCAGCAGGCAAGCCGTTTGAAGACTGGCACCTATGGCGAAGGTGAAACGGTCGATTGGGGTCGTGGCTCCCGCTACCTCTACTACAAGGCCTACCTGAAAGGCCCTGAATTGCGCCGTCACGCTGGCCGTTCAGTACCCGGTGATGACCTGTTCAAACCCGCACTTGATCCTTACGTCCTGCAGCTCGCGGACTGGTGCGACTCTGTCGGGTTGGTCCGTTTCGAGATGACGTTCAAGGCAACAAAGCTGCATGACATGGGTTGTTCGCACCTAGGGGGGTTTGACATGAAACAGCTCGAAATTGAGTTCGAAAGTAAGGCCGAGGTACTCACTCGTGCCTCTGCTGACGTTGACCAAATCAGCCAGCTTCCTAAGCCATTGCTGTCCACCTATCGCATGTGGCAAGCCGGTGACGACATCACAACCAAGTTGAAGCGCTCGCAGTTCTACAAGCACCGCCGCGAGCTGCTGTCGTTCGGCGTTGATATCGCCATAAAGAGCAACGTCCTTCAATTTCAACCAAAGACCCGGGTAATCCAGCTCGGCCCGGTCTCTATGCCTGATTTTTACGAGCTCCCAACCATCGAAAGAAAACGCTATGGCAGTCACTATTGA
- a CDS encoding major capsid protein, whose product MNVSAKTAKKIARRLVARGATAAGVLSMLGMSAHAALPAGVTTAISDAGTDMTTAITAIITAFVAFWGLKKLASKFGWI is encoded by the coding sequence ATGAACGTTTCCGCAAAAACCGCGAAGAAAATCGCTCGCCGTTTGGTCGCTCGCGGTGCCACCGCTGCCGGTGTTCTGTCGATGCTGGGCATGTCTGCCCATGCCGCGCTGCCTGCTGGTGTCACCACCGCCATCAGTGACGCTGGCACCGACATGACCACGGCCATCACGGCAATCATCACCGCCTTCGTTGCCTTCTGGGGCCTGAAGAAGCTCGCTTCCAAGTTCGGTTGGATCTGA
- a CDS encoding DUF2523 domain-containing protein, whose translation MGFAQLIMAMVSPIIARIFVTLGLSLVSFVGMDLLMDQVIATAQNAWGGLPAGILQLAGLAGVGQALSIIFGAIMTRVLIWNLSKTTRILSSNS comes from the coding sequence ATGGGATTTGCACAGCTCATCATGGCGATGGTGTCCCCCATCATTGCCCGTATCTTCGTTACGCTGGGTCTTTCTCTGGTCAGTTTTGTGGGCATGGATTTGCTCATGGATCAGGTCATTGCCACCGCTCAAAACGCATGGGGTGGCCTGCCTGCAGGCATCCTGCAACTGGCTGGCCTCGCTGGTGTTGGACAGGCCCTGTCGATCATCTTCGGGGCCATCATGACCCGCGTGTTGATTTGGAACCTTAGTAAGACGACGCGCATCTTGAGTTCTAACTCATGA
- a CDS encoding zonular occludens toxin domain-containing protein produces MITLITGTPGAGKTLYCIAKLLLDLVGSVVKSTDENGQQKETQRRICTNIPRLLIEHELIDGDEEHGLRGWHKWCKPGDVIVPDEVQRYWPPRPNGSKVPDDISALETHRHKGVDFIIITQHPMLLDRNVLALVGRHLHVRRFGGLGASIVYEWDHCSRSLMYSKALKKSPFRYDKSVFKLYMSSELHTKPKTSIPPLAYVVIAAIAAALYFVPSIVSRISSKGDKTAADASKAGPHAPSVSAPSSPAAPSPASPAVPGTGFKPMTSNGPGQRGQSYDSTMFIPVVSYEPRSAPAYDHLREVVTMPRIVGRVCPDAEPCYCMTQQRTAVPADLCDEWDDWRRRRFDPFKPDGGTLLASDQRSSVSEAQLSAH; encoded by the coding sequence ATGATCACGCTGATAACCGGCACTCCTGGCGCTGGGAAAACGCTGTATTGCATCGCCAAGCTACTGCTTGACCTAGTCGGCTCGGTCGTCAAAAGCACTGATGAAAACGGCCAGCAAAAAGAGACACAGCGCCGCATCTGCACCAACATTCCCCGCCTCCTAATTGAACACGAGCTGATTGACGGCGATGAGGAACACGGCCTGCGCGGCTGGCATAAGTGGTGCAAGCCCGGTGATGTGATCGTTCCCGATGAGGTGCAGCGTTACTGGCCCCCACGCCCCAACGGCTCCAAGGTTCCGGATGACATAAGTGCTCTTGAGACGCACCGACACAAGGGAGTCGACTTCATCATCATCACGCAGCATCCTATGCTGCTGGATCGCAACGTCCTTGCCCTTGTTGGTCGCCATTTGCACGTGCGCCGCTTCGGTGGCCTCGGTGCTTCTATCGTCTATGAGTGGGACCACTGCAGCCGGTCTCTCATGTACAGCAAGGCCCTAAAAAAGAGCCCTTTCCGATATGACAAGAGTGTGTTCAAGCTCTATATGTCGAGCGAGTTGCACACCAAGCCAAAAACAAGTATCCCGCCGCTGGCGTATGTCGTGATTGCAGCTATTGCCGCTGCCCTTTATTTCGTTCCATCGATCGTTAGTCGGATTTCGTCCAAGGGCGATAAGACTGCCGCTGATGCCAGTAAGGCTGGCCCGCATGCGCCCTCGGTGTCTGCGCCTTCGTCTCCTGCAGCGCCTTCTCCTGCTTCCCCTGCGGTCCCTGGCACTGGCTTTAAGCCCATGACTAGCAATGGCCCCGGCCAGCGTGGCCAGTCTTATGACAGCACCATGTTTATTCCCGTGGTCAGCTACGAACCTCGTAGTGCTCCTGCGTATGACCACCTGCGCGAAGTCGTCACCATGCCTCGCATCGTTGGCCGTGTTTGTCCGGATGCTGAGCCATGCTACTGCATGACCCAGCAGCGCACCGCTGTTCCTGCAGACCTGTGCGATGAATGGGACGATTGGCGTCGGCGGCGTTTTGATCCCTTCAAGCCGGATGGGGGAACGCTCTTGGCCTCAGATCAACGATCCTCGGTTTCTGAAGCCCAGCTCTCTGCTCATTGA
- a CDS encoding recombinase family protein produces MASIGYARVSTKDQETHLQIDALAKAGVIDVRQEKGSSVGPRPELQRLLASLKPGDVLVVYKMDRIARSLKDLLSILDQIKASGAAIRSLTEPLDTASPLGTFMIQILGAVAQLERSIIRERTVAGQVSAIKRGVIFGRPKLLTPEREAEVLAMVDGGATQSATARHFGVSLIVVRRLLAERKGQKNTGLYPVLRDYL; encoded by the coding sequence ATGGCTTCTATTGGGTACGCAAGAGTTTCAACAAAAGACCAAGAAACGCATCTTCAAATTGATGCACTTGCAAAGGCCGGGGTGATCGATGTGCGGCAGGAAAAGGGGAGTTCTGTCGGTCCTCGGCCGGAGCTGCAGCGGCTGCTAGCATCACTCAAGCCGGGTGATGTGCTGGTCGTCTACAAGATGGACCGTATTGCAAGATCGCTCAAGGATTTGCTAAGCATCCTGGACCAGATAAAGGCATCTGGCGCGGCCATTCGTTCTTTGACTGAACCGTTAGATACGGCCTCACCGCTTGGCACGTTCATGATTCAGATTCTTGGCGCAGTCGCCCAGCTCGAACGCTCCATCATCAGAGAACGCACTGTTGCTGGGCAGGTATCAGCCATCAAGCGTGGCGTGATATTTGGCCGCCCTAAGCTACTTACACCGGAACGCGAGGCAGAAGTGTTGGCAATGGTCGATGGGGGAGCAACTCAGTCAGCCACTGCCCGCCATTTCGGCGTGTCCTTGATCGTTGTTCGACGCCTATTGGCTGAGCGCAAGGGGCAAAAAAATACCGGGCTATACCCGGTGCTGCGTGACTATCTTTAG
- a CDS encoding YhbY family RNA-binding protein gives MPQIQLTPAERREQRANAHHLDPVVLIGGDGLTPAVQKEIDAALNAHGLIKVRVFNDDRTARELMYQQLTADLNAAPIQHIGKLLVLWRPQPPKERAVNDDRMPGPRDVKVLKYSKRGGQRPEIKQLRVLGNQRLTPGGQIKRAKPKQKSIKKRQAD, from the coding sequence ATGCCCCAAATTCAACTGACTCCCGCAGAGCGCCGGGAACAACGCGCCAATGCCCATCACCTGGACCCCGTGGTCCTGATCGGTGGCGATGGCCTCACTCCTGCCGTCCAAAAGGAGATCGACGCCGCGCTGAACGCCCACGGACTGATCAAAGTGCGTGTTTTCAATGACGACCGCACCGCCCGCGAGCTGATGTACCAACAGCTCACGGCCGATCTCAATGCCGCCCCCATCCAGCACATTGGCAAGCTGCTGGTACTGTGGCGCCCTCAGCCACCGAAGGAGCGCGCGGTCAATGACGACCGTATGCCTGGTCCCCGTGATGTCAAAGTGCTCAAGTACAGCAAGCGCGGCGGCCAACGCCCCGAGATCAAGCAATTGCGCGTACTTGGCAACCAGCGCCTCACCCCGGGTGGCCAGATCAAGCGCGCAAAACCCAAGCAAAAATCCATCAAAAAGCGCCAGGCAGACTAA
- a CDS encoding glycosyltransferase yields the protein MNATAAPALTARARHIICMKWGTKYGPEYVNRLYAMVRRHLNGDFHFTCLTDDSAGIRSEVQCLPIPALDLPPGIPERGWTKLVTFSADLHGLRGTALFLDVDVVITGSLDEFFTQAGEFLIIHDYKRPWRITGNSSVYRFELGAHPDVLAHFRGHFAEIREQFRNEQAYLSDFLHKQGKLQYWPATWCPSFKYHGIPTWPTNYWRAPFVPPGARIVIFHGECNPPDALAGRRNRRFRYIRPAKWVAEHWHE from the coding sequence ATGAACGCTACGGCAGCACCCGCCCTTACGGCCCGCGCACGCCACATCATCTGCATGAAATGGGGCACGAAATACGGCCCCGAATATGTCAACCGGCTTTATGCCATGGTGCGCAGACACCTGAATGGAGATTTCCATTTCACCTGCCTGACCGACGACAGTGCCGGTATTCGCAGTGAAGTGCAGTGTCTGCCCATTCCGGCGCTGGACCTACCCCCTGGTATCCCGGAACGGGGCTGGACCAAGCTGGTGACGTTCAGTGCCGACCTGCACGGCCTTCGAGGAACCGCCCTTTTTCTGGATGTGGATGTGGTTATCACCGGAAGCCTCGATGAATTTTTCACACAGGCCGGCGAGTTTCTCATCATCCATGACTACAAGCGCCCTTGGCGTATTACAGGTAATTCATCGGTCTATCGTTTCGAACTCGGCGCTCACCCCGATGTGCTGGCGCATTTTCGTGGGCATTTCGCCGAGATACGCGAGCAATTCCGCAATGAGCAGGCCTATCTGTCCGACTTCCTGCACAAACAGGGCAAATTGCAATACTGGCCGGCGACATGGTGCCCTAGCTTCAAGTACCACGGCATCCCCACCTGGCCCACGAACTACTGGCGTGCGCCCTTTGTACCGCCTGGCGCTCGCATCGTGATCTTTCATGGTGAATGCAATCCACCCGATGCGCTGGCAGGTCGACGCAATCGCCGGTTTCGCTATATCCGCCCCGCAAAATGGGTGGCTGAACATTGGCACGAATAA
- a CDS encoding DUF4149 domain-containing protein has translation MRQRLPVVVAALWWGSLSTIGFLVVPMLFANLPSPSLAGNMAAKLFAAQTWVAVVCCLVLLALSRPRNAVAQYPWAQAAMLFILGGLLLALLNQFGVAPRIVARQDLRLWHSVGTVMYALQWCCALAVFWQTLRHHNVTAGVAVASVDA, from the coding sequence ATGCGTCAACGCCTTCCTGTTGTGGTTGCTGCCCTGTGGTGGGGCAGTCTGAGTACCATCGGATTTTTGGTGGTGCCCATGTTGTTTGCGAACCTGCCGTCCCCGTCGCTGGCCGGCAATATGGCGGCCAAGTTGTTTGCTGCGCAGACCTGGGTTGCGGTGGTCTGTTGCTTGGTGTTGTTGGCATTGTCCAGGCCCAGAAATGCTGTGGCGCAATATCCATGGGCACAGGCTGCTATGCTTTTTATACTGGGGGGCCTGTTGCTGGCATTGCTCAACCAGTTTGGCGTTGCGCCGCGCATCGTGGCTCGGCAGGACCTGCGACTGTGGCACAGCGTGGGTACGGTGATGTATGCGCTGCAATGGTGCTGTGCTCTGGCCGTGTTTTGGCAAACACTTCGCCACCACAATGTGACCGCTGGTGTCGCGGTCGCATCAGTGGACGCTTGA
- the greA gene encoding transcription elongation factor GreA: protein MATIPITKRGAEKLKEELHRLKTVERPAVITAIAEARAQGDLSENADYDAAKDRQGFIEGRIQEIEGKLSVAQVIDPSGVDGGGKVVFGATVELEDEESGDTVKYQIVGEDEADLKQGLINISSPIARALIGKETGDTAEVQAPGGVRRYEVVGVSYR from the coding sequence ATGGCCACCATTCCGATTACCAAACGCGGTGCTGAGAAACTCAAGGAAGAGTTGCACCGCCTCAAGACCGTGGAGCGCCCCGCCGTGATCACGGCAATCGCTGAAGCGCGCGCGCAAGGCGATCTGAGCGAGAACGCCGACTATGACGCAGCCAAGGATCGCCAGGGGTTCATCGAGGGACGTATCCAGGAGATCGAGGGCAAGCTTTCCGTGGCTCAGGTCATTGATCCGAGCGGCGTGGACGGTGGTGGCAAGGTCGTTTTTGGCGCCACGGTGGAGCTGGAAGATGAAGAGTCAGGCGATACCGTGAAGTACCAGATCGTGGGTGAAGACGAGGCTGACCTCAAGCAAGGTCTGATCAATATTTCCAGCCCCATCGCGCGTGCCTTGATCGGCAAGGAGACGGGTGACACGGCGGAAGTGCAGGCGCCGGGTGGTGTCCGCCGCTATGAGGTGGTGGGGGTTAGCTACCGTTAA
- the carB gene encoding carbamoyl-phosphate synthase large subunit, with translation MPKRTDLKSILIIGAGPIIIGQACEFDYSGVQACKALREEGYKVILINSNPATIMTDPATADVTYIEPITWQTVEKIIAKERPDAILPTMGGQTALNCALDLWHHGVLEKYKVELIGATPEAIDKAEDRLKFKDAMTKIGLGSARSGIAHSMDEAWAVQKTVGFPTVIRPSFTLGGTGGGIAYNPEEFETICKRGLEASPTNELLIEESLLGWKEYEMEVVRDKADNCIIICSIENLDPMGVHTGDSITVAPAQTLTDKEYQILRNASLAVLREIGVDTGGSNVQFSINPKDGRMVVIEMNPRVSRSSALASKATGFPIAKVAAKLAVGYTLDELRNEITGGVTPASFEPSIDYVVTKIPRFAFEKFPTADSRLTTQMKSVGEVMAMGRTFQESFQKALRGLEVGVDGMNEKTQDREVLEKELGEPGPERIWYVGDAFAMGLSVDEVFELTKIDKWFLVQIEQIVKIELDIDKLVVEKGDGALAALDASTLLTLKQKGFSDRRLAKLLKTTEKAVREARRALKVRPVYKRVDTCAAEFATDTAYLYSTYEAATYGGVAECEAEPTTNKKIMVLGGGPNRIGQGIEFDYCCVHAALAMREDGYETIMVNCNPETVSTDYDTSDRLYFEPVTLEDVLEIVDKEKPVGVIVQYGGQTPLKLALGLEAEGVPIIGTSPDMIDAAEDRERFQKLLGELGLRQPPNATARTEPEALEKAAALGYPLVVRPSYVLGGRAMEIVHEQRDLERYMREAVKVSNDSPVLLDRFLSNAIECDVDCVRDSAGVTFIGGVMEHIEQAGVHSGDSACSLPPYYLSQPTIDEIKRQTAAMAEGLSVVGLMNVQFAIQEVDGKDVIYVLEVNPRASRTVPFVSKATGIQLAKVAARCMAGQTLASQGITKEVTPPYFSVKEAVFPFVKFPGVDTILGPEMKSTGEVMGVGKTFGEAFVKSQLGAGTKLPTSGRVFLTVKNADKPRAVDIARQLVALGFDLVATKGTAAAIAEAGVPVGVVNKVTEGRPHIVDMIKNNEIVMVINTVEERRNAIADSRAIRTSSLLARVTTFTTIFGAEAAVEGMKYLDKLDVYSVQELHAQLAA, from the coding sequence ATGCCAAAGCGCACAGACCTCAAATCGATTCTCATCATCGGCGCTGGCCCGATCATCATCGGCCAGGCCTGCGAGTTCGACTACTCCGGCGTGCAGGCCTGCAAGGCCCTGCGCGAAGAAGGCTACAAGGTCATCCTGATCAACAGCAACCCCGCGACGATCATGACCGACCCGGCCACGGCCGATGTCACCTACATTGAGCCCATCACCTGGCAGACGGTCGAGAAGATCATCGCTAAAGAGCGCCCCGATGCCATCCTGCCCACCATGGGTGGTCAGACAGCGCTGAACTGCGCCCTGGATTTGTGGCACCACGGCGTGCTTGAAAAGTACAAGGTGGAGTTGATTGGCGCCACGCCCGAAGCCATCGACAAGGCCGAGGACCGCCTCAAATTCAAGGACGCCATGACCAAGATTGGTCTGGGCTCTGCGCGCTCGGGCATTGCCCACAGCATGGACGAAGCTTGGGCCGTCCAAAAGACCGTAGGCTTCCCCACAGTGATCCGCCCCAGCTTCACGCTGGGCGGCACGGGCGGCGGCATTGCCTACAACCCCGAAGAGTTCGAGACCATCTGCAAGCGCGGCCTGGAAGCCTCGCCCACCAACGAGTTGCTGATCGAAGAGTCGCTGCTCGGCTGGAAAGAGTACGAGATGGAAGTGGTGCGCGACAAGGCGGACAACTGCATCATCATCTGCTCCATCGAAAACCTGGACCCGATGGGCGTGCACACCGGCGACTCGATCACGGTGGCCCCCGCGCAGACCCTGACCGACAAGGAATACCAGATCCTGCGCAACGCCTCCCTGGCGGTTTTGCGCGAGATCGGCGTGGACACGGGTGGCTCCAATGTACAGTTCTCGATCAACCCCAAGGACGGCCGCATGGTCGTGATCGAGATGAACCCGCGCGTCTCGCGCTCTTCGGCGTTGGCCTCCAAGGCCACGGGTTTCCCGATCGCCAAGGTGGCGGCCAAGCTGGCCGTGGGCTACACGCTTGATGAGCTGCGCAACGAGATCACGGGCGGCGTCACGCCGGCCTCGTTCGAGCCGTCCATCGACTACGTGGTCACCAAGATCCCGCGTTTCGCGTTCGAGAAGTTCCCGACCGCCGACAGCCGCCTGACCACGCAGATGAAGTCCGTGGGCGAAGTGATGGCCATGGGCCGCACCTTCCAGGAATCCTTCCAGAAAGCCCTGCGCGGCCTGGAAGTGGGCGTGGATGGCATGAACGAGAAGACCCAGGACCGCGAAGTGCTCGAAAAGGAACTGGGCGAGCCCGGTCCCGAGCGCATCTGGTACGTGGGCGATGCCTTCGCCATGGGCCTGTCGGTAGACGAAGTCTTCGAACTCACCAAGATCGACAAGTGGTTCCTGGTGCAGATCGAGCAGATCGTGAAGATCGAGCTGGACATTGACAAGCTCGTGGTCGAGAAGGGTGACGGCGCGCTGGCGGCGTTGGATGCGTCCACGTTGCTCACGCTCAAGCAAAAGGGTTTTTCCGACCGCCGCCTGGCCAAGCTGCTCAAGACCACCGAGAAGGCGGTGCGCGAAGCACGCCGTGCGCTCAAAGTGCGCCCCGTGTACAAGCGTGTGGACACCTGCGCCGCCGAGTTCGCCACTGACACCGCCTACCTGTACTCCACCTACGAGGCTGCGACCTATGGTGGCGTTGCAGAGTGCGAGGCAGAGCCCACCACCAACAAGAAGATCATGGTGCTGGGCGGTGGCCCCAACCGCATCGGCCAGGGCATCGAGTTCGACTACTGCTGCGTGCACGCGGCCCTCGCGATGCGCGAGGACGGCTATGAAACCATCATGGTCAACTGCAATCCCGAGACCGTCTCCACCGACTACGACACCTCTGACCGCCTGTACTTCGAGCCTGTGACGCTGGAAGACGTGCTGGAGATCGTGGACAAGGAAAAGCCGGTCGGCGTGATCGTGCAGTACGGCGGCCAGACGCCCCTGAAGCTTGCGCTGGGCCTCGAAGCCGAAGGCGTGCCGATCATCGGCACCAGCCCCGACATGATCGATGCGGCCGAAGACCGCGAGCGCTTCCAGAAGCTGCTGGGCGAACTGGGTCTGCGCCAGCCACCCAATGCCACGGCCCGTACCGAGCCCGAAGCCCTGGAAAAGGCCGCCGCCCTGGGCTACCCTCTGGTGGTGCGCCCCAGCTACGTGCTGGGCGGCCGCGCGATGGAAATCGTGCACGAGCAGCGCGATCTGGAGCGCTACATGCGCGAAGCCGTCAAGGTGAGCAACGACTCGCCAGTGCTACTGGACCGCTTCCTCTCTAACGCCATCGAGTGCGACGTGGACTGCGTGCGCGACTCCGCAGGCGTCACCTTCATCGGCGGCGTGATGGAGCACATCGAACAGGCCGGCGTGCACAGCGGCGACTCGGCCTGCTCGCTGCCCCCGTACTACCTGTCGCAGCCCACTATCGACGAGATCAAGCGTCAGACTGCGGCCATGGCCGAAGGCCTGAGCGTGGTGGGTCTGATGAATGTGCAGTTTGCCATTCAGGAAGTGGATGGCAAGGACGTGATCTACGTGCTGGAAGTGAACCCGCGCGCCTCGCGCACGGTGCCTTTCGTGAGCAAGGCCACCGGCATCCAGCTGGCCAAGGTGGCCGCGCGCTGCATGGCCGGCCAGACACTGGCGTCGCAGGGCATCACCAAGGAAGTGACGCCGCCGTACTTCAGCGTGAAGGAGGCCGTGTTCCCCTTCGTGAAGTTCCCCGGCGTGGACACCATCCTCGGTCCCGAGATGAAGTCCACCGGCGAAGTCATGGGCGTGGGCAAGACCTTCGGCGAAGCTTTTGTGAAAAGCCAGCTGGGTGCGGGCACCAAGTTGCCCACATCAGGTCGCGTGTTTCTCACCGTGAAGAATGCCGACAAGCCCCGTGCCGTGGATATTGCGCGCCAGCTGGTGGCCCTGGGCTTCGATCTGGTGGCCACCAAGGGCACGGCAGCTGCGATTGCCGAGGCCGGTGTGCCCGTGGGCGTGGTGAACAAGGTGACAGAAGGGCGCCCGCACATCGTGGACATGATCAAGAACAACGAGATTGTGATGGTCATCAATACGGTGGAAGAGCGTCGCAATGCGATTGCGGATTCGCGTGCGATTCGTACCTCTTCGCTGTTGGCCCGTGTGACGACCTTCACCACTATTTTTGGTGCAGAAGCTGCTGTCGAAGGCATGAAATACCTCGACAAGCTCGATGTGTATTCGGTGCAGGAGTTGCACGCGCAACTGGCGGCCTGA